A single Eriocheir sinensis breed Jianghai 21 unplaced genomic scaffold, ASM2467909v1 Scaffold629, whole genome shotgun sequence DNA region contains:
- the LOC126993540 gene encoding NADPH--cytochrome P450 reductase-like isoform X2 — protein MDGTPEVMETAAEEVAAEPLVGMLDMVLLTLLAGVSVYYFFIRDTSKKEDSNALKSFTISPTQLTPRANDSSFISKMKSSGRNVIVFYGSQTGTAEEFAGRLAKEATRYGMKGMVADPEECDMSELSQLAEIENHLAIFCVATYGEGDPTDNAQEFYEFLQNGDEELNGVQFTVFGLGNKTYEHYNAMGKYVDKRLIEMGAQQLFELGLGDDDANMEDDFITWKDAMWPKVCESFGIEAQAQDINMRQYKLTVHEEYDPTRLFTGEIARLNSLKVGSQRPPFDVKNPFMAEIAINRELFKGGNRNCLHIELNIEGSRIRYDAGDHVAVYPINDQALVARLCELVGEDPEKVITLTNVDEDSSKKHPFPCPCTYRVALSHYVDITSLPRTHVLKEIAEYATDNKEKEKLLLLSSTSEAGKAEYQRWIVQDVRSIVHILEDLPSCKPPLDYLCELMPRLQARYYSISSSGKLYPNTIHVTANVLKYETPTGRVNKGVCTTYMQQLKPDNGTKYHTPVFVRKSQFRLPSKPQTPILMIGPGTGIAPFRGFIQERNLQKEEGKPVGETILYFGCRNKDKDYLYEEELTAYKDSGLLKLYVAFSRDQPQKVYVTHLLEENKEEVWRIIGKENGHLYVCGDAKCMARDVHALISKICQTEGGMTPSEAEQYVKKMMNQKRYSSDVWS, from the exons ATGGATGGGACGCCTGAAGTGATGGAGACTGCCGCTGAGGAGGTGGCTGCCGAGCCTCTTGTTGGGATGCTAGACATGGTCCTTCTCACCTTGCTGGCGGGTGTCTCCGTTTACTATTTCTTCATAAGGGACACGAGCAAGAAGGAAGACAGCAATGCCCTTAAAAGCTTCACTATATC TCCCACTCAGCTGACACCCCGGGCCAATGACTCAAGCTTCATATCAAAGATGAAGTCATCAGGGAGGAATGTTATTGTGTTCTATGGCTCCCAGACAGGCACTGCCGAAGAGTTTGCAGGAAGACTGGCCAAGGAAGCGACCCGTTATGGAATGAAG ggCATGGTGGCTGATCCTGAGGAATGTGACATGAGTGAACTGTCTCAGCTGGCAGAGATTGAGAATCACTTGGCAATATTTTGTGTTGCCACTTATGGGGAAGGAGACCCCACAGATAATGCTCAAGAATTCTACGAATTTCTGCAAAATGGCGATGAAGAGCTCAATGGAGTACAGTTTACA GTGTTTGGTTTGGGGAACAAGACTTACGAGCACTACAATGCCATGGGGAAGTATGTTGACAAGCGGCTGATTGAGATGGGAGCGCAGCAGCTGTTTGAGTTAGGGTTGGGTGATGATGATGCCAACATGGAGGATGACTTCATCACATGGAAGGATGCCATGTGGCCAAAG GTTTGTGAATCATTTGGCATTGAAGCTCAAGCACAAGACATCAACATGAGACAGTACAAACTGACGGTCCATGAAGAGTATGATCCAACGCGCCTTTTCACTGGAGAAATCGCTCGTCTAAACTCACTTAAG GTTGGCAGTCAGAGACCACCATTCGATGTCAAAAACCCCTTCATGGCTGAAATTGCCATCAATCGGGAGTTATTTAAGGGTGGAAATCGCAACTGTCTACACATAGAGTTGAACATTGAAGGGTCAAGGATAAG ATATGATGCTGGAGACCATGTGGCTGTGTACCCCATCAACGACCAGGCCCTCGTGGCCCGTCTGTGTGAGTTGGTTGGTGAGGATCCTGAGAAGGTCATTACGCTCACAAATGTTGATGAAGACAGCAGTAAGAAGCACCCGTTCCCATGCCCCTGCACCTACCGTGTTGCTCTCTCCCATTACGTTGACATCACTTCCCTACCCAGAACTCATGTGCTTAAAGAAATTGCTGAATATGCAACAGATAATAAG gaaaaagaaaagctgcTGCTACTGAGTAGCACAAGTGAGGCAGGAAAGGCAGAGTACCAGCGTTGGATTGTGCAAGATGTGAGAAGCATTGTTCACATCCTGGAGGACCTGCCGTCATGTAAACCTCCCCTTGACTATCTCTGTGAGCTGATGCCCAGGCTACAGGCAAGGTATTACTCCATCTCATCATCAGGCAAG CTGTACCCCAACACCATCCATGTCACAGCCAATGTGCTCAAGTATGAGACTCCAACTGGACGAGTGAACAAGGGTGTTTGCACCACATACATGCAGCAGCTCAAGCCTGACAATGGCACCAAGTATCACACTCCTGTCTTTGTCAGGAAGTCACAGTTCAG ATTACCAAGCAAGCCTCAAACTCCAATTTTGATGATTGGCCCCGGCACGGGCATTGCTCCTTTCCGAGGGTTCATTCAGGAGAGAAACCTCCAAAAGGAAGAAG GCAAGCCTGTTGGGGAGACCATACTGTACTTTGGTTGCCGTAACAAGGACAAGGACTATCTGTATGAAGAAGAGCTGACTGCTTATAAGGACTCTGGACTGTTAAAG CTGTATGTAGCATTCAGTCGGGACCAGCCGCAGAAAGTGTACGTGACACACCTcctggaagaaaacaaggaagaagttTGGCGAATTATTGGCAAGGAAAATGGCCACTTGTATGTCTGTGG aGATGCAAAGTGTATGGCCAGAGATGTTCACGCCCTTATCAGCAAGATTTGCCAGACCGAGGGAGGTATGACACCGTCTGAAGCTGAGCAATACGTTAAGAAGATGATGAACCAGAAACGATACTCGTCAGATGTTTGGAGTTAA
- the LOC126993540 gene encoding NADPH--cytochrome P450 reductase-like isoform X1, whose protein sequence is MFWSRMDGTPEVMETAAEEVAAEPLVGMLDMVLLTLLAGVSVYYFFIRDTSKKEDSNALKSFTISPTQLTPRANDSSFISKMKSSGRNVIVFYGSQTGTAEEFAGRLAKEATRYGMKGMVADPEECDMSELSQLAEIENHLAIFCVATYGEGDPTDNAQEFYEFLQNGDEELNGVQFTVFGLGNKTYEHYNAMGKYVDKRLIEMGAQQLFELGLGDDDANMEDDFITWKDAMWPKVCESFGIEAQAQDINMRQYKLTVHEEYDPTRLFTGEIARLNSLKVGSQRPPFDVKNPFMAEIAINRELFKGGNRNCLHIELNIEGSRIRYDAGDHVAVYPINDQALVARLCELVGEDPEKVITLTNVDEDSSKKHPFPCPCTYRVALSHYVDITSLPRTHVLKEIAEYATDNKEKEKLLLLSSTSEAGKAEYQRWIVQDVRSIVHILEDLPSCKPPLDYLCELMPRLQARYYSISSSGKLYPNTIHVTANVLKYETPTGRVNKGVCTTYMQQLKPDNGTKYHTPVFVRKSQFRLPSKPQTPILMIGPGTGIAPFRGFIQERNLQKEEGKPVGETILYFGCRNKDKDYLYEEELTAYKDSGLLKLYVAFSRDQPQKVYVTHLLEENKEEVWRIIGKENGHLYVCGDAKCMARDVHALISKICQTEGGMTPSEAEQYVKKMMNQKRYSSDVWS, encoded by the exons ATGTTCTGGAGCAG AATGGATGGGACGCCTGAAGTGATGGAGACTGCCGCTGAGGAGGTGGCTGCCGAGCCTCTTGTTGGGATGCTAGACATGGTCCTTCTCACCTTGCTGGCGGGTGTCTCCGTTTACTATTTCTTCATAAGGGACACGAGCAAGAAGGAAGACAGCAATGCCCTTAAAAGCTTCACTATATC TCCCACTCAGCTGACACCCCGGGCCAATGACTCAAGCTTCATATCAAAGATGAAGTCATCAGGGAGGAATGTTATTGTGTTCTATGGCTCCCAGACAGGCACTGCCGAAGAGTTTGCAGGAAGACTGGCCAAGGAAGCGACCCGTTATGGAATGAAG ggCATGGTGGCTGATCCTGAGGAATGTGACATGAGTGAACTGTCTCAGCTGGCAGAGATTGAGAATCACTTGGCAATATTTTGTGTTGCCACTTATGGGGAAGGAGACCCCACAGATAATGCTCAAGAATTCTACGAATTTCTGCAAAATGGCGATGAAGAGCTCAATGGAGTACAGTTTACA GTGTTTGGTTTGGGGAACAAGACTTACGAGCACTACAATGCCATGGGGAAGTATGTTGACAAGCGGCTGATTGAGATGGGAGCGCAGCAGCTGTTTGAGTTAGGGTTGGGTGATGATGATGCCAACATGGAGGATGACTTCATCACATGGAAGGATGCCATGTGGCCAAAG GTTTGTGAATCATTTGGCATTGAAGCTCAAGCACAAGACATCAACATGAGACAGTACAAACTGACGGTCCATGAAGAGTATGATCCAACGCGCCTTTTCACTGGAGAAATCGCTCGTCTAAACTCACTTAAG GTTGGCAGTCAGAGACCACCATTCGATGTCAAAAACCCCTTCATGGCTGAAATTGCCATCAATCGGGAGTTATTTAAGGGTGGAAATCGCAACTGTCTACACATAGAGTTGAACATTGAAGGGTCAAGGATAAG ATATGATGCTGGAGACCATGTGGCTGTGTACCCCATCAACGACCAGGCCCTCGTGGCCCGTCTGTGTGAGTTGGTTGGTGAGGATCCTGAGAAGGTCATTACGCTCACAAATGTTGATGAAGACAGCAGTAAGAAGCACCCGTTCCCATGCCCCTGCACCTACCGTGTTGCTCTCTCCCATTACGTTGACATCACTTCCCTACCCAGAACTCATGTGCTTAAAGAAATTGCTGAATATGCAACAGATAATAAG gaaaaagaaaagctgcTGCTACTGAGTAGCACAAGTGAGGCAGGAAAGGCAGAGTACCAGCGTTGGATTGTGCAAGATGTGAGAAGCATTGTTCACATCCTGGAGGACCTGCCGTCATGTAAACCTCCCCTTGACTATCTCTGTGAGCTGATGCCCAGGCTACAGGCAAGGTATTACTCCATCTCATCATCAGGCAAG CTGTACCCCAACACCATCCATGTCACAGCCAATGTGCTCAAGTATGAGACTCCAACTGGACGAGTGAACAAGGGTGTTTGCACCACATACATGCAGCAGCTCAAGCCTGACAATGGCACCAAGTATCACACTCCTGTCTTTGTCAGGAAGTCACAGTTCAG ATTACCAAGCAAGCCTCAAACTCCAATTTTGATGATTGGCCCCGGCACGGGCATTGCTCCTTTCCGAGGGTTCATTCAGGAGAGAAACCTCCAAAAGGAAGAAG GCAAGCCTGTTGGGGAGACCATACTGTACTTTGGTTGCCGTAACAAGGACAAGGACTATCTGTATGAAGAAGAGCTGACTGCTTATAAGGACTCTGGACTGTTAAAG CTGTATGTAGCATTCAGTCGGGACCAGCCGCAGAAAGTGTACGTGACACACCTcctggaagaaaacaaggaagaagttTGGCGAATTATTGGCAAGGAAAATGGCCACTTGTATGTCTGTGG aGATGCAAAGTGTATGGCCAGAGATGTTCACGCCCTTATCAGCAAGATTTGCCAGACCGAGGGAGGTATGACACCGTCTGAAGCTGAGCAATACGTTAAGAAGATGATGAACCAGAAACGATACTCGTCAGATGTTTGGAGTTAA